From Vitis vinifera cultivar Pinot Noir 40024 chromosome 5, ASM3070453v1, the proteins below share one genomic window:
- the LOC104879220 gene encoding transcription factor UPBEAT1-like — MGASPNPPASARDLKGMVLQNRAKRRQWRKRSIRGGTQRRILLKRRAVLEGSRRLRSDGVMRRVRTLKSLVPNGESMGLDGLFAETAYYIMWLQMRVKVMKTMVNSLSTCD; from the coding sequence ATGGGGGCTTCTCCAAATCCACCCGCTAGTGCCCGTGATTTGAAGGGCATGGTCCTTCAAAACAGGGCAAAGAGAAGGCAATGGAGGAAGAGAAGCATTCGAGGTGGCACTCAGAGGAGGATCTTGCTGAAGAGGAGGGCAGTTCTAGAAGGTTCTAGGAGGCTCAGAAGTGATGGGGTAATGAGAAGGGTGAGAACCCTCAAAAGTCTTGTCCCAAATGGCGAATCCATGGGCTTGGACGGCCTCTTCGCAGAGACAGCTTATTACATCATGTGGTTGCAAATGAGGGTGAAGGTTATGAAGACCATGGTCAACTCTTTATCAACTTGTGATTGA
- the LOC100265427 gene encoding prefoldin subunit 3: MASSSSSPAVTERRGIPGASFVHDVQTYLTESGLDCNSALAFLQERLQQYKLVEMKLLAQQRDLQAKIPDIEKCLDVVATLEAKKGTGEPLIADFEVSEGIYSRARIEDTDSVCLWLGANVMLEYSCEEATALLQKNLENAKASLEVLVTDLQFLRDQVTITQVTIARVYNWDVHQRRIRQAAAAQDS, from the exons AtggcttcatcatcatcatctcctGCAGTTACTGAGCGACGAGGCATTCCAGGAGCTTCCTTTGTACACGATGTTCAAACCTATCTTACTGAATCAGGCCTCGATTGTAACTCTGCCCTCGCTTTTCTTCAAGAGAG ACTTCAGCAATACAAGTTAGTTGAGATGAAACTTCTTGCTCAGCAAAGGGATCTTCAG GCAAAGATCCCAGACATTGAAAAGTGCTTAGATGTAGTTGCCACTTTGGAAGCTAAGAAGGGTACTGGTGAG CCGCTTATAGCTGATTTTGAAGTCTCCGAAGGCATATATTCCCGGGCTCGGATTGAGGATACTGATTCAGTTTGTTTATGGTTGGGAGCAAATGTTATGTTGGAGTACTCATGTGAAGAG GCCACTGCTCTTCtccaaaaaaatttggaaaacgcTAAAGCCAGTCTGGAAGTTCTTGTTACTGACCTACAGTTCTTAAGGGATCAAGTGACAATTACCCAG GTCACAATTGCTCGTGTGTATAACTGGGATGTTCATCAGCGGAGAATTCGGCAAGCTGCTGCTGCTCAAGACTCTTGA
- the LOC100260212 gene encoding probable WRKY transcription factor 48, with protein MEEKEQVKTENSMANSTFSDQIPASCAFSSSIFDMPCEVEKGSLGFMDLLGIQDYSPSLFDLLQPPLAPHPLTSPASSAPPESSEVVNAPATPNSSSISSSSTEAANDDQTKAAEEEEQDQEKNKQQLKPKKKNQKRQREPRFAFITKSEVDHLDDGYRWRKYGQKAVKNSPFPRSYYRCTTAACGVKKRVERSSDDPTTVVTTYEGQHTHPCPVMPRGSLGIPPEAVTFSAAAASSFAMPQPQYQQQQQPYFNNSSLSLNFNHMNSSSINPTFLHERRLRPSPASLLRDHGLLEDLLPSQMFKEPKEE; from the exons ATGGAGGAGAAAGAGCAAGTGAAGACTGAGAATTCGATGGCTAATTCAACATTTTCCGATCAGATTCCGGCGAGTTGTGCTTTTTCTTCAAGCATCTTTGACATGCCATGTGAAGTTGAAAAGGGCTCATTAGGCTTCATGGACCTGTTGGGCATCCAAGACTACAGTCCTTCTCTATTCGATTTGCTTCAGCCTCCATTGGCGCCGCACCCCCTCACTTCACCGGCTTCCTCAGCTCCGCCGGAGTCGTCGGAGGTTGTGAACGCTCCGGCCACCCCTAACTCCTCGTCGATCTCTTCCTCGTCGACCGAAGCAGCGAATGATGATCAGACTAAAGCGGCGGAGGAGGAAGAGCAAGATCAGGAGAAGAATAAGCAACA GTTGAAACCCAAAAAGAAGAACCAAAAGAGGCAGAGAGAGCCGAGATTTGCGTTCATCACCAAGAGCGAAGTTGATCATCTTGACGATGGATACAGATGGAGGAAGTACGGCCAAAAAGCTGTGAAGAACAGCCCTTTTCCTAG gAGCTACTATCGTTGCACCACTGCCGCCTGCGGAGTGAAAAAGAGGGTGGAGCGATCCTCCGATGATCCCACCACTGTTGTTACTACCTATGAAGGTCAGCACACTCATCCCTGTCCAGTGATGCCCCGTGGAAGTCTTGGGATTCCGCCGGAAGCTGTCACCTTCAGTGCAGCTGCTGCTTCCTCATTCGCCATGCCACAGCCTCAGTatcagcagcagcagcaacccTATTTCAATAActcttctctttctttgaactTCAACCACATGAATTCCTCCTCCATTAACCCCACTTTCCTCCATGAGAGACGGCTCCGTCCTTCTCCAGCTTCTCTGCTGAGAGATCATGGACTTCTTGAGGACCTCCTGCCGTCCCAGATGTTTAAGGAGCCTAAAGAGGAGTAG